A genome region from Triticum aestivum cultivar Chinese Spring chromosome 2B, IWGSC CS RefSeq v2.1, whole genome shotgun sequence includes the following:
- the LOC123042831 gene encoding uncharacterized protein: MSMADEQYDAGPRGAPHGLLLAVVVGLLVGWPLFLSDGAEAVTDAIAGLLGPVGLLLLPVGLLLLIHLLSCDRSPDVFEFGGSPDAVHHVGGSPVGVALMLVLILALLYYRSALFGGGGGDDE, from the coding sequence ATGTCAATGGCGGACGAGCAATACGACGCTGGGCCGCGTGGGGCGCCGCACGGGCTGCTGTTGGCGGTGGTGGTGGGGCTGCTGGTTGGGTGGCCGCTTTTCCTAAGTGACGGCGCTGAGGCGGTCACCGATGCCATCGCCGGGCTGCTCGGCCCCGTGGGCCTGCTCCTCCTCCCGGTggggctcctcctcctcatccacctcctcTCCTGCGACCGCTCCCCCGACGTGTTCGAGTTTGGCGGCTCGCCCGACGCCGTGCACCACGTCGGGGGATCCCCCGTCGGCGTGGCGCTGATGCTGGTCCTCATCCTTGCCCTCCTCTACTACCGGTCCGCGCTCttcggtggcggcggaggcgacgaCGAGTAG